In Chlorocebus sabaeus isolate Y175 chromosome 9, mChlSab1.0.hap1, whole genome shotgun sequence, the genomic stretch GATAAGGTCTATGAGGAGTGAAGCTGGGTTAAGGGGGCTGGAGAATAGGGGTGTGACACTGTGTCATACAGGGCCATCAGGGAAGGCCTGACTGGCAGAGccctggaggaggtgaggaaCAAGCAGTGGGCGTCTGGGTGGGCCGACTCCTGGTCTTTGCTTACCTGTGTTACCTGCAGTGTTTTTGATTCTGTAGGTGCATGGTACTCAGTAGGTGCCCTGATGATTTCAGTGCCCGCCCTACTGGGCTACCTTCAGGAGGTTTGCCGGGCACGGCTGCCTGAGTCCGAGCTGATGCGGAGGAAGTATCATAGCGTGAGGCAGGAGGACCTGCAGAGAGTTCGCCTGTCTCGTCCCGAGGCCGTGGCTGAGGTGAAGAGCTTGTGAGTATGGAAGAGAGGCCAGGGAGGTGGGGGAACAGTAACAGCAGCCATGACACTAAGTGCTAGCTTTGTGTGCCAGACATTATATTAGGCAAACCagttatttcatttaaccttttTAACAGTTCTGGGAGGTAGCTAATATTAACATCTTCCATTTATGGGTAAAGAAAAAGGCTGACTTACTTAGCTAGAAAGTGGCCAAGCTGGGATGAGAATCTAGATCTAGCTGTTTTCACAGCTCCTGTTCTTTCTGCTGGAGAGACAGTTTAGGGTCTTGATTAAGCATGTGCATGTATAAgccactgcctgggttcaaatcccagctctcccATTTACTTTCTGTGTAGCattgggcaagttgcttagcctctctgtgtctcaggtttctcatctgttaaaatgGAATGATAACAGGGCTTACTCACAAGGTGGTTGTGAAGATTGAACAGGTGTCTGGTACCGGGGAAGTGTTGCGTAGATACTAGTTATCGCTATACTGTGGAGAAACTTCCTAAACATGACAGAGCTGGTACTTCCGAGGAAGCATTTTAAGACTTGAAAAATACTCATCTAACAACTTCAGTAGCAGTGGGCATTTACCCCTCCCTTCCCTGGAGTGGGGTCTCTGCATTCTCTTGAGATATGCAGTAGGAgcaaaagaagttaaaaacaaatagaTGTCTGGGCCTCACCCCAGAAATTCTGAGTCAGTTTTCTGGAGTGGGGCCTGGatatgtagtttttttaaaaaagactttcttactttgaaatagtttttaatatgtatgcgtgtatacatacatatatatatatgtatatatatatatgtattttttttttttttttttttgagacggaatcttgctgtgttgcccaggctggagtgcagtggcacaatctcggctcactgcaagctctgcctcccgggttcacaccattctcctgcctcagcctcccgagtagctgggactacaggcgtccaccaccatgcccagataattttttgtgtttttagtagagacggggtttcaccgtgttagccaggatggtctcgatctcctggcctcatgatccacctgcctcggtctcccaaagtgctgggattacaggcatgagccaccgtgcccagccgtttttttgagacagagtcttgttatgtcacccaggctggaatgcagatcttggctcactgcagcctcggcctcctgtgttcaagcgattctcatgcctctgcctccagagtagctgggattacagcttctacgtccagctaatttttgtatttttcgtagagatgaggtttcatcatgttggccaacctgTTCTCGAGCttcagcctcaagtgatctgcctgcggcctcccaaagtgctgggattgcaggcatgagccaccgcacccagcctgaaatagTTTTAAACTTAAAGAAGTGCAAGAATAatacaaagaacagccttatgtcCTTTACCCAGATAgaacaattgttaacattttggcgTGTTGGCTTCGTCTGTCTCTCTacatatacatattcttttctttttcctaaaccatttgaaagtaagttgcaAACGTAACTGTTTACCCCAAATACTTCAGCAtttatttcctaagaacaaggacattctcttatATATCCACAGAACTGTAATCAAAATTAGGAAACTTAACATTGATAACTAATGTATAATTCGTAATCAGATTTTACCAGTTATATTAAtaaagttctttttcttcttttcttttcgtttttttttttttttttttttttactttttgagatggggttttgctctgttgtccgtgctggaatgcagtggcatgatcatggcttactgcagccttgacctcctggactcgagtgatcctcctgcctcagcctcctcagtagctgggaccacaggcacatgcaccatgccctgctaatttaaaaaatttttatgtagagatggggtctcactgtcttgcccagtcTGGcttcgaattcctgggctcaagcaatcttcctgcctcagcctcccaaagtgctgggactacaagtgtgcgccagTGCAGGTGGCCTAATAAAGTTCTTTGTATCAGTTTCCCTGATCTGGGATCCAACTCAGGATTATAcatcatgtttaatttttttttatgtttctttagtCTTCTTTAATGTGGAGCAGTTCCTCGGTCCTTGTTTCTTgtgacattgacatttttgaatAGTACAAGCttattattttgtagaatctCCCTCATTTTTGGATCGTTTGGTTTCTTGTGATGTGTCATGTTCAGTGCATCCGTATCAGGAGGCACACGATGTCAGGAAATACTgactttgatcacttggttaaggcaTCCGTACTGTAAATTACCATTTTACTCTTCTTTGGTAGTAATTTGaggggagatactttgagactatgtaaatatcTTGTTTCTCATCAAACATTTACCCACTGCTTTAAAAATCCATTGATGGGTCTTGCCTTAATCAGTTTATTACTATGATGGTTGCAAAGATGATCTTCTAATTattctatttgcattttttttaactgGCTTTCTACTATAAGAAAGCTCTTCCTTCTTATTTattatcagtatgaactcatagatttatattttatttgatgagTTAGAATCTAttactgtcattatttattttgatatcaaATTGTCCTAAATTTGGCCAGTAGGAGCTCTTTTGAGTTGGCTCTTGTTTGTATTGGTCCCTGTCAATTTTGAGTGCTTCCTTACTTTATGGTACAACAGGATGGTCAAATTCATCTTATACTTCCCTGCCGCAGCCCTGAAATCAGCTTGTCTCCAGGTTTCCTGGTTTGCCTTCGGAAACCCAGATCTAGGTTCAGATTGTGCTCATGGCTTCTGTGGTTCAtccatgtttaaaaaaacaacagcCAGAACTCCCCAAGTGAGTCTGTTTGACATCCTAGGTGGAGAATATCATGCCATTTTTTCTGACAGCTGCTGTGTACCTGTGAGGTGGGTCCTctgatcctcattttatagatacagAAGCTACAGCCCTGGAGAAGTTCAGTAGCCTGCCTGACATCAACAGCTAGGAAGAGACCAAAGAAGGAACATTTATACTGTTTCCACCTCAGCAAGAGGCTCCAAAAAGGGGACTGAAATGTAGCTCGGGTGGCTTAGCCAGGCCCGTTTCTCCCATGCTGTCTCAACCCCTTTCTCTTTAAGCATATGGTGAGTGTGTTTAGAGAGATTGACCATCCCTAGCCAACTGTACCTGCAAGGCCCCAGGCTCCACTTCCCAGGGTTTCTGTCCTGCCCACTCACCAAAGCCCCTGTGTCTGTAGCTTGATCCAGCTGGAGGCCTTCCTGAGCCGCCTGTGCTGCACCTGTGAAGCTGCCTACCGTGTGCTGCACTGGGAGAACCCCGTCGTGTCCTCACAGTGAGTGACCCCTCCTCTCCCACCACTACCCTGTTGGAATTTGCAGCTTGAGCCTGAGCAAAGCCAGCTGCCTTGAGAGGACCTCTGCCCCTCCTACCTCAGGGGAAGAGCTCGCCTCCTGGGCTCTTGTGTGTGTATCTGCGCATATGCTTGTGGGCTCTAATGTAGGCTTTTGTTTAGATGCTTTCTTTTATGtgtggtaaaaatattttaataatagaaaaataactcaCCATATAATCCACTGTGCAGCCCAATCTCATATTTGTTTTGCTTGCTAGAATTTGTCATATGCATCTACTTTATGGATGTATAATTTCGTAGCgtatgtttgatttttcttttgttttccacttaTTATATTAAAGATGATTTTCTTTGTTGCTATATAGCCTTtggaattatttataataccaGATTAATATAGATGGCAAATATAATTTATGGAACCATTCTGTTATAGATTTAATCAATTTCTCTTTACTAACCCCATGGTAAACATTTTTATGGATTTAGCTTTAATCTGTTAGAAaatttttcttagaataaattcaAGGATGAAACTACCATATCAAACAGAATGGGTGTTTTTGAGGCTCTTTAATGTGAATAATAGTGATAACTAATGTTTGTTGTCTTCACctggtgccaggcactgctcaaCACGTCCTCTGTGTTATCTCACTCTTACAGTAACTCCATTAGGTAGGCACTATTTCAGTCCCCATCTTACACAGGAAGGGAGCCGTGCCCAGAGAACCAAGAGACTTCTCAGAAtgagaagtggcagagctggattcAATCCCAGTCTGTCTTACTCTAGACTTCAGAGTCTAGACCTTGAGGAGTGATCATGGTTGAACCAGTTCATGTGCCCCCAGCTGACACCACCTCGGCCTCACCAGCATTAGATGTTTGCACCGGTGACTTGTAGTTCTCAGTCTTCATCGCCATTTTCCACTGGTTTGATGAGCGGGTCTTGTCAGTTTATTAATGTGCCCAGAGCTGTGTCTCACCTGGACCCCACTGTGGGTTTGCTCCAAACCCATCTCCTTCTGCTATTACGAATTTCTGATCTTGTGGTTCTTCCCTGTCATCCAGGTTCTATGGGGCTCTTCTGGGCACGGTCTGCATGCTGTATTTGCTGCCACTCTGCTGGGTCCTCACCCTTTTAAACAGCACCCTCTTTCTGGGGAATGTGGAATTCTTCCGAGGTAAGCCCTGGAGGGCCTGACAGGGACGGGGCCCAGGCTGGCTCTGATGGCTAGGCTAGGCTCCGCAGTTCTGTCTCTATAGCTAATTATCAGTTTGCTGTGCTTCCACAGGGGGCAGCACCACACTAGGGTCCTCTCTCATGGGCTCTGTGTCTCTGAGATGTTAGATGAAGCTGGAATCTCACCAGGGGAGGCTGCTACCATTAGGCTCccatctcccctcccttcccaaggcagatgaatcactgCTTATATGATATGATGGCTTCTGGAAGATGAGGGAAGGATGTTTTCCCAAAGCTGCCACCCATCCCCTGGGGTGCAGCCACCTGGAGTTGCTACCACATGTTCTGTGTGATCCCAGAGTACCCGTCTGTTGTCTGGCTTCTAAAGCGCTGAAGCAGTCTGGAGAGGCACTGAGTCACAGAGGCCTGAATCTGTACCTATGTTTGGGTGGTTGCTGTATTTGTTTCCTCCCTGTGGTAGAGTAATTAATTACAGAAGCCATGATTTATTGACCATTTACTACATTTAATCTCTGTAGCCGTCTGGGGCAGGTGGTGGTATCTAAGTTTTGTTGAAGAGGCTCAGGTTAGGTGACTTGCTCAGAGTTAGGAGGGCGAGTCTTTCCCGtagcagagggaggagaggccAGCCAGCCGCAGAAGTGGGTACCCCCAAAGTGCCACTCATGGTGTCTCATTTTTGCCTCCTACCCTGTTCTCCGTTCCCTGGGTAGTTGTGTCTGAGTACAGGGCATCTCTGCAGCAGAGGATGAACCCAAAGCAGGAAGAGCATGCCTTTGAGAGCCCTCCACCACCAGATGTTGGGGGGAAGGGTGGTCCGCTGGACAGCACGCCTGCCCTCACACCCACGGAGGTAAGTGCCACTGTCAGGGCAGAGCCTGCTGTGGCAGCTTGTGGGCCCCCCTGTTATCAGCTTGTTTATGGCTCCTGGGCTGGCCTCTGTTGTAGTTCCTGCTGTTTCCCAGGCCTTATCTCCCCTGAagtgtttaataataataattgcaataaaaacaGCTACTCCGTGCTTCATTGAGTGCTTACCCTGTGTCAGATGCTGCTCCAAGTGCTTTATAGATAGACAGTCACGTCATGGAGTGCAGGTTcgttctttctccttttctttcttttttttttttttgttttaattttttttgagatagggtctccctctgtcacccaggctagagtgcagtggggcaatcacggctcactacaacctccacctcctgggctccggcagtcctcccgtctcagcctcttgggtagctgggatgcaggcatgtgccatcatgcccagctaatttttttgtatttttagtagagatgaggttttgctatgttgcccaggctggtctcaaactcctgggctcaagtgatgtgcctgtcttggcctcccaaagtggtgggattacaggcgtgagccaccacaccaggctggtGTCTAAGACCCCAGCCCTGTGGTTCTAGAGCTCATGCCCTCAACCACTGTGTGATGCGGCCACTGTAGGGCCAGCCATGCTTGTGCTTCCATCTCCCTCACCCTGCCAGGCTAGAGGTTGCTCCTTCCtgtgatttccttctttcttgcagTTGTGCCATTTCCTGGTGTTTTGGGTAGCGTAGATGCTGGCTTGGGGAGGTGGTCCTCTGCCTTAGGGAGCAACACTGCCATCCTTCTCCTTCTGTCATAGAGTCTCTCTTCCCAGGACCTCACACCGGGCAGcgtggaggaggctgaggaggctgagccagaTGAGGAGTTTAAAGATGCGATTGAGGTGGGTGGCCCTTCCCCAGCATCCTCTATTGAGCAGGCCAAAAATTGGGTGGTCCTggagctgttttttgtttttgtttttcaatgtcCAAGTGAGAAGCTAAAACTTGCTGTGAGCTAGAACTGGTTGAAAGGGTGCTACTGAACCCCTCCCCGCTCCTGTTTCTTGTTGAGCCAGCTGTCCTGGGTGCCCAGGGCAAGAGTGGCTCTGGAAGTCTCTGGGTAATGCCCTACTCGGGGAGCAGGATGATTTCTGGCCTTTGCTGGAAACCGTGAGCTTGGTGCCTTTGATATAGGAAAGGCAGCTTTTGAGGAGGCTGCTGCCCTGGGTCTCCGCTCTTCTGCAGAGTGAGTTCCATAAGATGTCCCTTTGccgggcagggaggggaggttgGAGAAAGTAGTTGCGTGGCCAGCTGCTAGGTCGGGGAAGTTAAACAGCCTTCTTGATTTTAGGATGGTGATTCAGACTGGTAGTTTGCAGAAGTTGTTTTATTTGGCATGcaaagtttcaaaataattttttgagccAACGTTTAAATATGGAGAGATTTTTGTTAGAACTGCAGGTTTCCAGTTTCTCTGGCAGCCCTGAGTATGCAGCAGTAGGTGTTGCTAAGGAGCTGCTGTCCCTTATACGCAGGTCACATGTGGCTACAGGTGGTCTTCAACACCCCTGCTGTATCTTGTCGCTGAGATCAAGTGGCAGTTGCCATTTGTCACATTtgcgtttttgtttttcttagagtaggatataatttctctttatttatttctctttgtaaagTGGGAAATTGAGATATAAGAAAAACACCTCATGGATTTCCACTAGGCCTGTGATTTACCCCAGCTCACCTCAATCATACATCAGCCCAGGCCATGCAGGCATTTGGCTTTCTGATGGCTAAAAGGTTGCTCCAAAACTTTGATATATGATTATAGACCGTGAATCTTGGTGGAGGGAATATGTAGAGCAGGGGTTTTCAAGCATTTTTGTTCATGACCTGTGGTAAGGAACACATTTTGCATCTTGACCCAGTTCACACTTAGgtctataaaatatgtaaaacctAAGTGAAACAAAAGTTtcctgaaaatacattttaagggatattttctttccttttttgttctaCTCAAAGACCTACTAAATTAATATCACCCAGTTTGAGAAACAGTAGTACCCagctttctccaaggctgttcgATGCTGGGATCCTCTTTTGGCGGGGGGTGTCTGTCAACGTAACCATTTGGGAAGTGCGCAGAGCTCAGAGCAGTGCTTCCATGCTTCCCTCTGCTTGGGGGCCCCTCCAGGCAGCTTCTTTCTTCTTgctatctttttctctctgttttctctcctcttccccgcaccttgggaggcaggagacccACTTGGTGGTGCTGGTAAGTGGAAGccttggtgggggcaggggctgggctggggtgggtAGCTGAACCGGCTGCTGCGACACCTCGTGGGGGCTGCTGTGCCGGATGCCTCTGCACACAGGTCCCGCAGCCTTGCAAGAGGTGGGCAGGACTGGAAGGAGCTGTTCCCGCAGGAGGATGATGAGGGTGTCCCGTGCCCAGCAGAGGACGAGCTGGCCCTGCAGGACAACGGGTTCCTGAGTAAGAATGAGGTGCTGCGCAGCAAGGTGTCTCGGCTCACGGAGCGGCTCCGCAAGCGCTACCCCACCAACAACTTCGGTTCGGCCAGGGCACAGGGCTGGGCTGGCGGGGGAGTAGGGTGGGACTGCTGGGACTCGGCGGGGGAACACCCAGCCACCGGGGCAGAGTCTCAGAACTGTGGGTATTGACTTGTGACAAAAGCAAGGAGTGAAGGTGTGTCCACGGGACCCTGGGGCGCTAGCAGATGCCCGGCAGGACTGTTGAGGGAGTGGGTGTGGGTTCCTTCTTATCCCTCTGTCCTGATTGGACATTCACTTGTGGGAAGACAAGGAACTCAGTTTGGGAAATGCCATCCCAGGACTGCAGAGAACCGTAATCCTGACAGAACTTCAGAAGGCAGTGTAGCATGATGGCGAGGAACAGAGTGGAGTCTCACCGCTTGCTGCAAATCCCAGCTCAGCCAGGTGTCCTTGAGCAAATTATTTTacaccctgtgcctcagtttccccttctgtaaaagGGGGATCATCATTCtgacctcatagggttgttacaGGTCTCATGTCAAATGAGACAGTAGTACTTATGAAGGGCACAGTGCTGGTTGGTTCATAGTGAGTAGTGGGTGCGGTTAATGTGGGAGGCCCTGGCCCACCCCGTAGGTTCCTAGGATCCTGTCTTGGTCTTTCTGATCCAACTGGAAGCAAGTTGAAGCAAACATTGTTTCTCTGGACATGATAAGAGCCCTGAGTTCACCTCTTCCCAGTCAGTCCTTATTTTACTGAGGGTTGGGGAGAGCGGTCAAGGAAGGCAGCTTTGGAGAAGGGTGGACTTGATGGTTAGCACAGCTTGGAGACCTGGGTTAGATCAGCAGTGTTGGGAGCTGAGCCACGTGACAATTGTGGAGGAAACCTAGAGTAGCTAGGTTGACCTGGGAGCAGCTTGCTCCTGAGGAAGGGCCCTCCTGCCTGCTGTCAGATGGGAGCAGGGGAAGGGGGCAGTACTGTGGGTTCTGGTGTCGAGTTCTAGGGTCTGTGCCCTGGAAGAAGCTTATGGAGTTTATCTTGAGGAATTTAACTCAGGGCCCCCCAGGGTCCTGCCTTCCTACCCCCGCAGCAACCAGCGCAGTTGTTTTCTCAGGATTAGATGTCCTGGACAGGCTCTTTCCTTCTGCTGTGTGAATGTCCCCCAGTTATTcaagatctctttctttttttttgagacaaggtctcaactgtgtctcccaggctggagtgcagtggcatgatgacagctcactgcagcctcgacttcctgggctcgagtgatcctcacagctcagcctcccgagtagctgggactgcaggcatgcagcaccatgcctggctaattttcgattttttttttttttgagatggagtctggctctgtcgcccaggctggagtgcagtggccggatctcagctcactacaagctccgcctcccgggtttaagccattctcctgcctcagcctctggagtagctgggactacaggcgcccaccacctcgcccggctagttttttgtactttttagtagagacggggtttcaccgtgttagccaggatggtctcgatctcctgacctcgtgatccgcccgtctcggcctcccaaagtgctgggattacaggcttgagccaccgtgcccggcctgattttttttttttctggagacggggtcttactttgttcctcaggctggtcttgaactcctgggttcaagtgatctttgtaccttggtcttccaaagtgttaggattttaagtgtgagccaccactcctggcccctttgttttatttatgctgCTGACTGACTTCTGTAGGGCATTCTGTATGTTCAGTGATCTGTTTACCCTCCATACTTGCACTTGTgtgatctcatttcatccttactGTAGGTGTGACAGGAGCAGGCAGTTCTTAAGGGCTCAGAGCAGCCAGGTTCCAGCAGTCCCCAGTAGCACTACACACAAGAAGTATTACTCTGGTCCagcaaataattttctatttctacaacTTCTAAGTAAAGGTACTtagttgttcccattttacagatgagtaaccTGAGGTAAAAACAGTGCTTTGTCCAAAGACTTTAGCCTGGAAATGGCAGAGCTGTGACTCAAATTCAGATCGTCTAATTCGGCTCTTGTGTTCTTTGTACCTCTTCATCCTCCCTCTCCATTTTCCCTTTACCCTCATGTGTGGAGTCCCTTGTTTTATGCCTGTCCCGCTTTTGCATTTGATTTTTGATTTGGATAATCTCTGCCAGCATGGGCAGAGGCCTTTTCAGTTTCCCTCAATGATAGCAAGGGCAGAAAGTGCTTCTTTTCCTAAACCCCTCTTAGCTCCTTATCCTTCAAGACCACtcacttctttcccttttctgaaaTGTTCTCAAGCTCTTTGCCCTGAGGGCAGGTGTAGCAGCTCTGCTCCTGCAGCCTCTGCTCATGGGTCTGGGTCCTGAGAACAGGGCGAGGGGAGCTGCTTTGGGGGCTATCTTTCTCCATTTCAACTGCTACAATGAAATACACTAAGCCGCGTGGCTTTTAAGTAGTGGAAatctctctcagttctggaggctggaagtccaagatcagggtgtcagcaggaTCAGGTTCTGGTGAGGTCCATTTCCATCATCATAGAcagcaccttctcactgtgtcctcacgaGAAGGTGCGAGGGTCACAGCAGTtccctggggcctcttttataagggcactaatcccattcacaagggctccaccctcatgacccagtcacctcccaggGACCCTGCCTTGGGTGTTAGGATTCCACATGTGAATGTTGGGGGACTGTAGCGGGGGCCATTCTGTTTACCCCTGCCCGTGGATGAGGGGATGCATGGGGAGAATGAGGGCAGACTGTGCAGGAGCTTCTCTGTGGCCTCCGTGTGGGAGAGGTCTTGGTGGGGAGGGCCCTCCTTTGTCCTGGAGGCTCCGTGACTGTTGCCCTGGCAGGTCCCACTGGGCCTTAGTGCCCCTGCTCTCATGGCCTCGGTGGCATCATCACATGGTGAGTGAGGATGGGTGAGTCCAGGCCGTTGCTGAGAAGGGGCAGAAAGAGTTGGTAGGTGTTGGAAGGGAACATCACCTGACTGAGGTGCTGTCAGTGCCCAGAGCCCTCCCTGGCTCTGGCCTGTGTGTGGGTTCACAGCTGTCTTACCAGCCCACTTGGCTGTCCTGGGCTGCTTGGCCCTGGCAATCCCATTCAGTTCAGAGGAGCCCTTGGGCACAGGCCAGTGTCAGTCTTTGAGTAGCTCCTTTTGCCTGTCCCATTCACCTGCCTCCCTTGTTaaggagaggctggggcaggctggCTTCCCCAAATTCTTAGTGTAGGGACAGAATCTCGGAGCAGCCAGTTTCCTGGTTTGGCACCAGCAGCAGGCTTGTTCTTCTCTTTCCCTGGCTGATTGACAGAGTGGGCATTTACCTGAAGCGCTTTGGCCTCAGATTTCCCCTGGCTCTAACTCAGGTCTTCCTTTCCCTGAACCTAGGGAGTCTCCTTTAGCAAGAACTTCAGGTGATTTTGGCTGGACAGAGGAAGGGACCCCGTGTAGCCGTCAATAAAGCTTTGGGGCCTTTGTGTGAAAGTGAGGCATGGTGCTCTGTACCTGCCCAGACAGGTGGTCCGGCTGGGTCACAGCAGGACTATGGGCCCCACATCCCAGAAACCTCCTCCTTCCCTGTCTTTCCTCTCCCTTTACACCCTATTGTTGTCTTCTAGCCATTTTCTAAGCTGCCGTTGCCCCTCCACTGTTGCCGGGCACTTGGCCATCCTGGCATCTCTGGTGGTTTAGGCAGGACCTCGCCTTGTCTGCGTCCCCCCATGCCACTCACTGCCTACCACAATTGAGCATTCTACCCTTCCTGTCTTCTCGGAATATGCCTGGCTCTCAGCTTCTCTCCTACAGTCTTCAGAGGACAGAAAGCAGGAGTTTGGGTTTTTAGGAGGAGTTTCTGTCTTTAGCCTGTGGGTGGAGTATTTGTAAGGCGTTGCTCTGGAAAGGGTCGTGTTAGGCAGGTGTCATTTGGGAATGCCTGTGGTCAGGTCCCTGCCAGCTTAACTGGCTTTCCAGGAGTGGATTCTGCTGGGTGCTCCTTGAGTTCTGTTGAACCTGCAGGTGGGGCCACTCAGCTCTGGAAGGGTTCAGGGACTGGTACCTATGTATGGCTGGAGACATCAGTTCTCAGGGGCTATCAGTGTTCTTAGTTTGAGTCCTTCTTTCTGGCTCTGAATCTGGCCTTGCTCCCTGGCTCACTGTGTCCAACCAAGGAGGCTGGGCAGGTGTCCTGAGTATCCCATTTAGAAGCGCCAGGAGCAGGTGAGCGTGAGAGTCCTGGGATGGGCGGGGACTGAGCTGCTGCTTCTGTTTCTCAGGGAACTGTACGGGCTGCTCGGCCACCTTCTCAGTGCTGAAGAAGAGGGTGAGTGTGAGGTTGCATTTGTTGGGGACAGTGTCCTTGGGACTGTCGGGTGGGGAGGAGTTGAGGGGAGTCACTGAGGAAGTCTGGCTCG encodes the following:
- the ZFYVE27 gene encoding protrudin isoform X9; its protein translation is MQTSEREGSGPELSPSVMPEAPLESPPFPTKSPAFDLFNLVLSYKRLEIYLEPLKDAGDGVRYLLSLIQLEAFLSRLCCTCEAAYRVLHWENPVVSSQFYGALLGTVCMLYLLPLCWVLTLLNSTLFLGNVEFFRVVSEYRASLQQRMNPKQEEHAFESPPPPDVGGKGGPLDSTPALTPTESLSSQDLTPGSVEEAEEAEPDEEFKDAIEETHLVVLEDDEGVPCPAEDELALQDNGFLSKNEVLRSKVSRLTERLRKRYPTNNFGNCTGCSATFSVLKKRRSCSNCGNSFCSRCCSFKVPRSSMGATAPEAQRETVFVCASCNQTLSK
- the ZFYVE27 gene encoding protrudin isoform X5, with the protein product MQTSEREGSGPELSPSVMPEAPLESPPFPTKSPAFDLFNLVLSYKRLEIYLEPLKDAGDGVRYLLRWQMPLCSLLTCLGLNILFLTLNEVPALLGYLQEVCRARLPESELMRRKYHSVRQEDLQRVRLSRPEAVAEVKSFLIQLEAFLSRLCCTCEAAYRVLHWENPVVSSQFYGALLGTVCMLYLLPLCWVLTLLNSTLFLGNVEFFRVVSEYRASLQQRMNPKQEEHAFESPPPPDVGGKGGPLDSTPALTPTESLSSQDLTPGSVEEAEEAEPDEEFKDAIEETHLVVLEDDEGVPCPAEDELALQDNGFLSKNEVLRSKVSRLTERLRKRYPTNNFGNCTGCSATFSVLKKRRSCSNCGNSFCSRCCSFKVPRSSMGATAPEAQRETVFVCASCNQTLSK
- the ZFYVE27 gene encoding protrudin isoform X12 codes for the protein MQTSEREGSGPELSPSVMPEAPLESPPFPTKSPAFDLFNLVLSYKRLEIYLEPLKDAGDGVRYLLSLIQLEAFLSRLCCTCEAAYRVLHWENPVVSSQFYGALLGTVCMLYLLPLCWVLTLLNSTLFLGNVEFFRVVSEYRASLQQRMNPKQEEHAFESPPPPDVGGKGGPLDSTPALTPTEDLTPGSVEEAEEAEPDEEFKDAIEEDDEGVPCPAEDELALQDNGFLSKNEVLRSKVSRLTERLRKRYPTNNFGNCTGCSATFSVLKKRRSCSNCGNSFCSRCCSFKVPRSSMGATAPEAQRETVFVCASCNQTLSK
- the ZFYVE27 gene encoding protrudin isoform X8, translating into MQTSEREGSGPELSPSVMPEAPLESPPFPTKSPAFDLFNLVLSYKRLEIYLEPLKDAGDGVRYLLRWQMPLCSLLTCLGLNILFLTLNEGAWYSVGALMISVPALLGYLQEVCRARLPESELMRRKYHSVRQEDLQRVRLSRPEAVAEVKSFLIQLEAFLSRLCCTCEAAYRVLHWENPVVSSQFYGALLGTVCMLYLLPLCWVLTLLNSTLFLGNVEFFRVVSEYRASLQQRMNPKQEEHAFESPPPPDVGGKGGPLDSTPALTPTEDLTPGSVEEAEEAEPDEEFKDAIEEDDEGVPCPAEDELALQDNGFLSKNEVLRSKVSRLTERLRKRYPTNNFGNCTGCSATFSVLKKRRSCSNCGNSFCSRCCSFKVPRSSMGATAKS
- the ZFYVE27 gene encoding protrudin isoform X11, with protein sequence MQTSEREGSGPELSPSVMPEAPLESPPFPTKSPAFDLFNLVLSYKRLEIYLEPLKDAGDGVRYLLSLIQLEAFLSRLCCTCEAAYRVLHWENPVVSSQFYGALLGTVCMLYLLPLCWVLTLLNSTLFLGNVEFFRVVSEYRASLQQRMNPKQEEHAFESPPPPDVGGKGGPLDSTPALTPTESLSSQDLTPGSVEEAEEAEPDEEFKDAIEEDDEGVPCPAEDELALQDNGFLSKNEVLRSKVSRLTERLRKRYPTNNFGNCTGCSATFSVLKKRRSCSNCGNSFCSRCCSFKVPRSSMGATAPEAQRETVFVCASCNQTLSK
- the ZFYVE27 gene encoding protrudin isoform X10 — protein: MQTSEREGSGPELSPSVMPEAPLESPPFPTKSPAFDLFNLVLSYKRLEIYLEPLKDAGDGVRYLLSLIQLEAFLSRLCCTCEAAYRVLHWENPVVSSQFYGALLGTVCMLYLLPLCWVLTLLNSTLFLGNVEFFRVVSEYRASLQQRMNPKQEEHAFESPPPPDVGGKGGPLDSTPALTPTEDLTPGSVEEAEEAEPDEEFKDAIEETHLVVLEDDEGVPCPAEDELALQDNGFLSKNEVLRSKVSRLTERLRKRYPTNNFGNCTGCSATFSVLKKRRSCSNCGNSFCSRCCSFKVPRSSMGATAPEAQRETVFVCASCNQTLSK
- the ZFYVE27 gene encoding protrudin isoform X17, which codes for MPLCSLLTCLGLNILFLTLNEGAWYSVGALMISVPALLGYLQEVCRARLPESELMRRKYHSVRQEDLQRVRLSRPEAVAEVKSFLIQLEAFLSRLCCTCEAAYRVLHWENPVVSSQFYGALLGTVCMLYLLPLCWVLTLLNSTLFLGNVEFFRVVSEYRASLQQRMNPKQEEHAFESPPPPDVGGKGGPLDSTPALTPTEDLTPGSVEEAEEAEPDEEFKDAIEEDDEGVPCPAEDELALQDNGFLSKNEVLRSKVSRLTERLRKRYPTNNFGNCTGCSATFSVLKKRRSCSNCGNSFCSRCCSFKVPRSSMGATAPEAQRETVFVCASCNQTLSK